The Musa acuminata AAA Group cultivar baxijiao chromosome BXJ2-2, Cavendish_Baxijiao_AAA, whole genome shotgun sequence genome has a segment encoding these proteins:
- the LOC135605867 gene encoding protein translation factor SUI1 homolog, translating to MSDLDVQIPTTFDPFADANADDSGAGAKEYVHIRIQQRNGRKSLTTVQGLKKEFSYNKILKDLKREFCCNGTVVQDPELGQVIQLQGDQRKNVSNFLVQAGIVKKERIKIHGF from the exons ATGTCTGATCTTGACGTTCAGATCCCAACTACTTTTG ATCCATTTGCTGATGCGAATGCTGATGACTCTGGTGCTGGTGCAAAGGAGTATGTGCACATCCGCATACAGCAGCGGAACGGCAGGAAGAGTCTAACTACAGTGCAGGGATTAAAAAAAGAGTTCAGCTATAACAAGATCTTGAAAGATCTGAAAAGGGAATTCTGCTGTAATGGTACTGTGGTTCAGGACCCAGAGTTGGGGCAG GTCATTCAACTTCAAGGTGATCAGCGGAAGAATGTCTCCAATTTCTTGGTTCAG GCTGGAATCGTGAAGAAGGAACGTATCAAAATTCATGGTTTTTGA